One Actinoplanes missouriensis 431 DNA segment encodes these proteins:
- a CDS encoding IS1182 family transposase, whose translation MSMQPRPWPEVPEQTARMARAAFRKGNLATRIRDELGQVYEDGRFVAVFGVRGRPGISPAQLMIVSVLQFAEDLTDRQAAEAVRDRITWKYALGLELDDPGFDASVLSEFRARLVDGELSSLALDALLQRLAALKLVKAAGRQRTDSTHVLAAIRRLNRLELAGETVRAALEALSAAAPDWLTTVIDASWLDVYGARIDNLRLPASQTRRDELLLQYGRDGYHLLDAVHQPDAPPWLAEIPAVQALRRIWIQQFCGDTDSSGRREVRRRDPAPSGDGVPPARDRIASPYEHDARYATKRGKAWTGYKVHLTETCDPPEPHTASGSTGRGDHPNLITNVVTTAASTADNAMTATIHQQLADKNLTPAEHLVDSGYPSAHLLVTAARDHGITLIAPLLTDNSTQARAGNGYDKAAFTIDYDTHHSVCPQGHTSSTWTPTQSHGTDTIIVAWPRHTCQPCPVKPLCTTSDRRKIGLQPRDLHEAATTHRTQQNTSEWKTRYHTRAGIEGTIRQTTHVTGIRTARYRGLPKTTLEHTLAATAINIIRLDHYWTGKPLNRTRTTHLQRLNFTLAA comes from the coding sequence ATGTCGATGCAGCCAAGGCCGTGGCCTGAGGTTCCGGAGCAGACTGCGCGGATGGCGCGGGCGGCGTTTCGGAAGGGGAATCTGGCGACGCGGATCCGTGATGAGTTGGGTCAGGTGTATGAGGACGGCCGGTTTGTGGCTGTGTTCGGGGTGCGGGGACGGCCGGGGATTTCTCCGGCGCAGTTGATGATCGTCAGTGTGTTGCAGTTCGCGGAGGATCTCACCGATCGGCAGGCCGCTGAGGCGGTCCGGGACCGGATCACCTGGAAATACGCGCTGGGTTTGGAGTTGGACGATCCGGGGTTCGATGCCAGTGTGCTCAGTGAGTTCCGGGCGAGGCTGGTCGATGGTGAGCTGAGCAGTCTGGCGCTGGACGCGTTGTTGCAGCGGCTGGCCGCGTTGAAGCTGGTCAAGGCCGCCGGTCGGCAGCGCACCGATTCCACGCATGTGCTCGCGGCGATCCGCCGGCTCAACCGTCTGGAGCTGGCCGGGGAAACGGTGCGGGCCGCGTTGGAAGCGTTGTCCGCCGCGGCGCCGGACTGGCTGACCACGGTGATCGACGCGTCCTGGCTCGACGTTTACGGCGCCCGGATCGACAATCTGCGGCTACCGGCCAGCCAGACCCGACGCGACGAACTGCTGCTGCAGTACGGCCGCGACGGCTATCACCTGCTCGATGCCGTGCACCAGCCGGACGCCCCGCCCTGGCTGGCCGAGATCCCCGCGGTCCAGGCGTTACGCCGGATCTGGATCCAGCAGTTCTGCGGCGACACCGACAGCAGCGGCCGGCGGGAGGTGCGACGGCGGGACCCCGCCCCCAGCGGGGACGGTGTCCCGCCGGCCAGAGACCGGATCGCCTCGCCGTATGAACACGACGCCCGTTACGCCACCAAACGCGGTAAGGCCTGGACCGGATACAAAGTCCACCTCACCGAAACCTGCGACCCACCCGAACCCCACACCGCCAGCGGCAGCACCGGACGCGGGGACCACCCGAACCTGATCACCAACGTGGTCACCACCGCAGCCAGCACCGCCGACAACGCGATGACCGCCACCATCCACCAGCAACTCGCCGACAAGAACCTGACCCCCGCCGAACACCTGGTCGACTCCGGCTACCCGTCCGCGCACCTGCTCGTCACCGCCGCCCGCGACCACGGCATCACCCTGATCGCCCCCCTGCTAACCGACAACTCCACCCAAGCCCGCGCCGGCAACGGCTACGACAAAGCCGCGTTCACCATCGACTACGACACCCACCACAGCGTCTGCCCCCAAGGCCACACCAGCAGCACCTGGACACCCACCCAATCCCACGGCACCGACACCATCATCGTCGCCTGGCCCCGACACACCTGCCAACCCTGCCCCGTCAAACCACTCTGCACCACCAGCGACCGCCGCAAAATCGGCCTGCAACCCCGCGACCTGCACGAAGCCGCCACCACCCACCGCACCCAGCAGAACACCAGCGAATGGAAAACCCGCTACCACACCCGCGCCGGCATCGAAGGCACCATCCGCCAAACCACCCACGTCACCGGCATCCGCACCGCCCGCTACCGCGGCCTGCCCAAAACCACCCTCGAACACACCCTCGCCGCCACCGCCATCAACATCATCCGCCTCGACCACTACTGGACCGGCAAACCCCTCAACCGCACCCGCACCACCCACCTCCAACGCCTCAACTTCACCCTCGCCGCCTAA